From Diospyros lotus cultivar Yz01 chromosome 4, ASM1463336v1, whole genome shotgun sequence, a single genomic window includes:
- the LOC127800542 gene encoding transcription factor GTE1-like isoform X3, whose amino-acid sequence MKKTVDSSILEMRLVEHGNDADMVDFRHSVDQMSTRVHKLEQRLSEVEQFYSTVSKKQLNTSKGSSIVRDKDKEKHISNFKKRQQDAPRREAAAAKRMQELMRQFGTILRQITQHKWAGPFMQPVDVEFLGLHDYFQVIEKPMDFSTIKTKMEAKDGTGYENVREICADVRLIFKNAMKYNNERDDVHVMAKSLLVKFEEKWLQLLPKVDEEEKRRKEEEAEAQLDMQLAQEAAHARMARDLSNELDEVDLYLEELREMVLQKFRRMTTTEKRRLGTALTQLSPDNLSKALLIIAQSNPSFQATAEEVDVDIDAQSESTLWRLKFFVKESLQAQGKNAVVASTNNSNHNENNKRKREICDALAKTSQKRSKKLG is encoded by the exons ATG AAGAAGACAGTGGATTCCTCAATTCTGGAAATGAGATTAGTGGAGCATGGTAATGATGCTGATATGGTGGATTTCAGGCATAGCGTAGATCAAATGTCCACAAGGGTTCATAAG CTTGAGCAAAGACTGAGTGAGGTAGAGCAATTCTACTCAACTGTAAGTAAGAAGCAATTGAATACTTCTAAAGGCAGCTCAATTGTGAGGGACAAAGATAAGGAGAAACATATTTCTAACTTTAAGAAGCGACAGCAAGATGCACCACGTAGAGAAGCAGCTGCAGCAAAAAGAATGCAAGAATTGATGCGCCAATTTGGCACCATATTACGTCAG ATCACCCAGCACAAGTGGGCGGGACCTTTTATGCAACCTGTAGATGTTGAATTCCTTGGTTTGCATGATTACTTTCAG GTCATTGAAAAACCCATGGACTTCAGTACCATAAAGACCAAAATGGAGGCCAAGGATGGCACTGGTTATGAGAATGTCCGGGAGATATGTGCAGATGTAAGGTTAATATTTAAGAATGCAAtgaaatataacaatgaaagagATGATGTTCATGTGATGGCGAAATCTCTGTTAGTAAAATTTGAGGAGAAGTGGTTGCAACTCTTGCCAAAGGTTGATGAAGAG GAGAAAAGGCGAAAAGAGGAGGAAGCAGAAGCACAGTTAGATATGCAGCTTGCTCAAGAGGCTGCTCATGCTAGAATGGCTAGGGATTTGAGCAATGAG CTTGATGAGGTTGATCTTTATCTGGAAGAACTAAGAGAAATGGTGCTTCAGAAGTTTAG AAGGATGACTACTACTGAAAAACGGAGACTCGGGACAGCTCTTACCCAATTGTCTCCTGATAATCTCAGCAAAGCGCTGCTGATCATTGCTCAGAGTAACCCAAGTTTTCAAGCAACAGCAGAAGAGGTGGACGTTGATATTGATGCACAG aGCGAGTCCACCTTATGGAGGTTAAAGTTTTTCGTGAAGGAAAGCTTACAGGCTCAGGGCAAGAATGCGGTGGTGGCGAGTACGAACAACAGCAACCACAATGAGAACAACAAGCGGAAGAGAGAGATCTGCGATGCTCTTGCTAAAACTTCCCAGAAAAGGAGTAAAAAACTTGGCTAG
- the LOC127799986 gene encoding uncharacterized protein LOC127799986, producing the protein MSHHPRPILTPGATRKRKEIEALHPVKPSAPLSPAVTSPIPSKPAEPPSSNLLLAGYMAYEFLTKGTLLGQKWDPARAEAVPVSNGLAQPKKTKLSAEAEPSGRAKPNNKQSYAEVASLLKADGVHLPGIVNPTQLARWIQM; encoded by the coding sequence ATGAGCCACCACCCTCGCCCAATCTTGACGCCCGGGGCCACCAGGAAGCGCAAAGAGATAGAAGCTCTTCACCCCGTGAAACCCTCGGCGCCGCTGTCACCGGCGGTTACCTCCCCGATTCCTTCCAAGCCAGCTGAGCCGCCCTCTTCCAATCTGCTCCTAGCCGGGTACATGGCTTATGAGTTCCTGACGAAAGGCACTCTTCTCGGGCAGAAATGGGACCCGGCCCGAGCCGAGGCCGTTCCTGTGTCGAACGGCTTGGCACAGCCGAAGAAAACGAAGCTGAGCGCTGAAGCCGAGCCAAGCGGGAGAGCGAAGCCGAACAACAAACAGAGCTATGCTGAGGTGGCAAGCCTGTTGAAGGCAGACGGGGTCCACCTTCCGGGGATTGTCAACCCTACCCAACTCGCTCGGTGGATTCAGATGTGA
- the LOC127800813 gene encoding peroxisomal membrane protein PMP22, with the protein MSEIVKAGWDKYLLELQAHPLRTKAITSGVLIGTSDIIAQKISGARKLQFRRVLLLMLYGLLYSGPFGHLFHKLMDMIFRGKKGNKTVAKKVLLEQLTSSPWNNMLFMVFYGLVVEGRPWGTVKNKVKRDYPSVQLTAWKFWPLVGWINYQYMPVQFRVLFHSLVASCWAIFLNLRARSNVIKAS; encoded by the exons ATGTCTGAGATCGTCAAAGCGGGCTGGGACAAGTATCTGCTGGAGCTGCAAGCCCACCCTCTCAGAACCAAG GCGATTACTTCTGGAGTTTTGATCGGGACCAGTGATATCATTGCTCAAAAGATCTCTGGAGCCAGAAAGCTTCAGTTCAGGAGGGTGCTTCTTCTAATG CTCTATGGCCTTCTGTACTCGGGACCATTCGGGCACTTATTTCACAAATTGATGGACATGATCTTCCGAGGAAAGAAGGGCAATAAAACTGTTGCCAAGAAG GTCTTGTTGGAACAATTGACTTCTTCTCCTTGGAACAATATGCTTTTCATGGTGTTCTATGGCTTGGTAGTTGAAG GGAGACCCTGGGGCACAGTCAAGAATAAAGTTAAGAGGGACTACCCCTCGGTACAGTTGACTGCATGGAAG TTTTGGCCTCTGGTTGGGTGGATCAACTACCAGTACATGCCTGTCCAGTTTCGTGTCCTGTTTCACAGTTTGGTCGCCTCATGCTG GGCTATTTTCTTGAATCTGAGGGCAAGATCCAATGTCATCAAGGCGTCCTAG
- the LOC127800542 gene encoding transcription factor GTE1-like isoform X4 → MRLVEHGNDADMVDFRHSVDQMSTRVHKLEQRLSEVEQFYSTVSKKQLNTSKGSSIVRDKDKEKHISNFKKRQQDAPRREAAAAKRMQELMRQFGTILRQITQHKWAGPFMQPVDVEFLGLHDYFQVIEKPMDFSTIKTKMEAKDGTGYENVREICADVRLIFKNAMKYNNERDDVHVMAKSLLVKFEEKWLQLLPKVDEEEKRRKEEEAEAQLDMQLAQEAAHARMARDLSNELDEVDLYLEELREMVLQKFRRMTTTEKRRLGTALTQLSPDNLSKALLIIAQSNPSFQATAEEVDVDIDAQSESTLWRLKFFVKESLQAQGKNAVVASTNNSNHNENNKRKREICDALAKTSQKRSKKLG, encoded by the exons ATGAGATTAGTGGAGCATGGTAATGATGCTGATATGGTGGATTTCAGGCATAGCGTAGATCAAATGTCCACAAGGGTTCATAAG CTTGAGCAAAGACTGAGTGAGGTAGAGCAATTCTACTCAACTGTAAGTAAGAAGCAATTGAATACTTCTAAAGGCAGCTCAATTGTGAGGGACAAAGATAAGGAGAAACATATTTCTAACTTTAAGAAGCGACAGCAAGATGCACCACGTAGAGAAGCAGCTGCAGCAAAAAGAATGCAAGAATTGATGCGCCAATTTGGCACCATATTACGTCAG ATCACCCAGCACAAGTGGGCGGGACCTTTTATGCAACCTGTAGATGTTGAATTCCTTGGTTTGCATGATTACTTTCAG GTCATTGAAAAACCCATGGACTTCAGTACCATAAAGACCAAAATGGAGGCCAAGGATGGCACTGGTTATGAGAATGTCCGGGAGATATGTGCAGATGTAAGGTTAATATTTAAGAATGCAAtgaaatataacaatgaaagagATGATGTTCATGTGATGGCGAAATCTCTGTTAGTAAAATTTGAGGAGAAGTGGTTGCAACTCTTGCCAAAGGTTGATGAAGAG GAGAAAAGGCGAAAAGAGGAGGAAGCAGAAGCACAGTTAGATATGCAGCTTGCTCAAGAGGCTGCTCATGCTAGAATGGCTAGGGATTTGAGCAATGAG CTTGATGAGGTTGATCTTTATCTGGAAGAACTAAGAGAAATGGTGCTTCAGAAGTTTAG AAGGATGACTACTACTGAAAAACGGAGACTCGGGACAGCTCTTACCCAATTGTCTCCTGATAATCTCAGCAAAGCGCTGCTGATCATTGCTCAGAGTAACCCAAGTTTTCAAGCAACAGCAGAAGAGGTGGACGTTGATATTGATGCACAG aGCGAGTCCACCTTATGGAGGTTAAAGTTTTTCGTGAAGGAAAGCTTACAGGCTCAGGGCAAGAATGCGGTGGTGGCGAGTACGAACAACAGCAACCACAATGAGAACAACAAGCGGAAGAGAGAGATCTGCGATGCTCTTGCTAAAACTTCCCAGAAAAGGAGTAAAAAACTTGGCTAG
- the LOC127800542 gene encoding transcription factor GTE6-like isoform X1 codes for MPTQRVWEGSNPRPHAYCKGFYQKKTVDSSILEMRLVEHGNDADMVDFRHSVDQMSTRVHKLEQRLSEVEQFYSTVSKKQLNTSKGSSIVRDKDKEKHISNFKKRQQDAPRREAAAAKRMQELMRQFGTILRQITQHKWAGPFMQPVDVEFLGLHDYFQVIEKPMDFSTIKTKMEAKDGTGYENVREICADVRLIFKNAMKYNNERDDVHVMAKSLLVKFEEKWLQLLPKVDEEEKRRKEEEAEAQLDMQLAQEAAHARMARDLSNELDEVDLYLEELREMVLQKFRRMTTTEKRRLGTALTQLSPDNLSKALLIIAQSNPSFQATAEEVDVDIDAQSESTLWRLKFFVKESLQAQGKNAVVASTNNSNHNENNKRKREICDALAKTSQKRSKKLG; via the exons ATGCCCACACAAAGGGTATGGGAAGGTTCAAACCCACGACCTCATGCTTACTGTAAGGG GTTTTATCAGAAGAAGACAGTGGATTCCTCAATTCTGGAAATGAGATTAGTGGAGCATGGTAATGATGCTGATATGGTGGATTTCAGGCATAGCGTAGATCAAATGTCCACAAGGGTTCATAAG CTTGAGCAAAGACTGAGTGAGGTAGAGCAATTCTACTCAACTGTAAGTAAGAAGCAATTGAATACTTCTAAAGGCAGCTCAATTGTGAGGGACAAAGATAAGGAGAAACATATTTCTAACTTTAAGAAGCGACAGCAAGATGCACCACGTAGAGAAGCAGCTGCAGCAAAAAGAATGCAAGAATTGATGCGCCAATTTGGCACCATATTACGTCAG ATCACCCAGCACAAGTGGGCGGGACCTTTTATGCAACCTGTAGATGTTGAATTCCTTGGTTTGCATGATTACTTTCAG GTCATTGAAAAACCCATGGACTTCAGTACCATAAAGACCAAAATGGAGGCCAAGGATGGCACTGGTTATGAGAATGTCCGGGAGATATGTGCAGATGTAAGGTTAATATTTAAGAATGCAAtgaaatataacaatgaaagagATGATGTTCATGTGATGGCGAAATCTCTGTTAGTAAAATTTGAGGAGAAGTGGTTGCAACTCTTGCCAAAGGTTGATGAAGAG GAGAAAAGGCGAAAAGAGGAGGAAGCAGAAGCACAGTTAGATATGCAGCTTGCTCAAGAGGCTGCTCATGCTAGAATGGCTAGGGATTTGAGCAATGAG CTTGATGAGGTTGATCTTTATCTGGAAGAACTAAGAGAAATGGTGCTTCAGAAGTTTAG AAGGATGACTACTACTGAAAAACGGAGACTCGGGACAGCTCTTACCCAATTGTCTCCTGATAATCTCAGCAAAGCGCTGCTGATCATTGCTCAGAGTAACCCAAGTTTTCAAGCAACAGCAGAAGAGGTGGACGTTGATATTGATGCACAG aGCGAGTCCACCTTATGGAGGTTAAAGTTTTTCGTGAAGGAAAGCTTACAGGCTCAGGGCAAGAATGCGGTGGTGGCGAGTACGAACAACAGCAACCACAATGAGAACAACAAGCGGAAGAGAGAGATCTGCGATGCTCTTGCTAAAACTTCCCAGAAAAGGAGTAAAAAACTTGGCTAG
- the LOC127800542 gene encoding transcription factor GTE6-like isoform X2 — protein MPTQRVWEGSNPRPHAYCKGFYQKKTVDSSILEMRLVEHGNDADMVDFRHSVDQMSTRVHKLEQRLSEVEQFYSTVSKKQLNTSKGSSIVRDKDKEKHISNFKKRQQDAPRREAAAAKRMQELMRQFGTILRQITQHKWAGPFMQPVDVEFLGLHDYFQVIEKPMDFSTIKTKMEAKDGTGYENVREICADVRLIFKNAMKYNNERDDVHVMAKSLLVKFEEKWLQLLPKVDEEEKRRKEEEAEAQLDMQLAQEAAHARMARDLSNELDEVDLYLEELREMVLQKFRMTTTEKRRLGTALTQLSPDNLSKALLIIAQSNPSFQATAEEVDVDIDAQSESTLWRLKFFVKESLQAQGKNAVVASTNNSNHNENNKRKREICDALAKTSQKRSKKLG, from the exons ATGCCCACACAAAGGGTATGGGAAGGTTCAAACCCACGACCTCATGCTTACTGTAAGGG GTTTTATCAGAAGAAGACAGTGGATTCCTCAATTCTGGAAATGAGATTAGTGGAGCATGGTAATGATGCTGATATGGTGGATTTCAGGCATAGCGTAGATCAAATGTCCACAAGGGTTCATAAG CTTGAGCAAAGACTGAGTGAGGTAGAGCAATTCTACTCAACTGTAAGTAAGAAGCAATTGAATACTTCTAAAGGCAGCTCAATTGTGAGGGACAAAGATAAGGAGAAACATATTTCTAACTTTAAGAAGCGACAGCAAGATGCACCACGTAGAGAAGCAGCTGCAGCAAAAAGAATGCAAGAATTGATGCGCCAATTTGGCACCATATTACGTCAG ATCACCCAGCACAAGTGGGCGGGACCTTTTATGCAACCTGTAGATGTTGAATTCCTTGGTTTGCATGATTACTTTCAG GTCATTGAAAAACCCATGGACTTCAGTACCATAAAGACCAAAATGGAGGCCAAGGATGGCACTGGTTATGAGAATGTCCGGGAGATATGTGCAGATGTAAGGTTAATATTTAAGAATGCAAtgaaatataacaatgaaagagATGATGTTCATGTGATGGCGAAATCTCTGTTAGTAAAATTTGAGGAGAAGTGGTTGCAACTCTTGCCAAAGGTTGATGAAGAG GAGAAAAGGCGAAAAGAGGAGGAAGCAGAAGCACAGTTAGATATGCAGCTTGCTCAAGAGGCTGCTCATGCTAGAATGGCTAGGGATTTGAGCAATGAG CTTGATGAGGTTGATCTTTATCTGGAAGAACTAAGAGAAATGGTGCTTCAGAAGTTTAG GATGACTACTACTGAAAAACGGAGACTCGGGACAGCTCTTACCCAATTGTCTCCTGATAATCTCAGCAAAGCGCTGCTGATCATTGCTCAGAGTAACCCAAGTTTTCAAGCAACAGCAGAAGAGGTGGACGTTGATATTGATGCACAG aGCGAGTCCACCTTATGGAGGTTAAAGTTTTTCGTGAAGGAAAGCTTACAGGCTCAGGGCAAGAATGCGGTGGTGGCGAGTACGAACAACAGCAACCACAATGAGAACAACAAGCGGAAGAGAGAGATCTGCGATGCTCTTGCTAAAACTTCCCAGAAAAGGAGTAAAAAACTTGGCTAG